The following are encoded in a window of Fusarium oxysporum f. sp. lycopersici 4287 chromosome 5, whole genome shotgun sequence genomic DNA:
- a CDS encoding hypothetical protein (At least one base has a quality score < 10) yields the protein MGTVALNYTSHAHSGGTFEQSASDNRVGSRNSVATAGDGQNTVMNTLHNFADAGLDASLVSKIGNVLAALANNDTGFLGRDNRTKGELGLGILLVRLRGRVRHQGQGGHPF from the coding sequence ATGGGTACCGTTGCTTTGAACTACACCTCCCATGCCCATAGCGGGGGCACCTTCGAGCAGAGCGCGAGCGACAATCGCGTAGGCTCGAGAAATAGCGTCGCAACCGCCGGTGATGGTCAGAACACGGTCATGAACACCCTGCACAACTTTGCTGACGCCGGCCTTGACGCCAGTCTCGTCTCTAAGATCGGCAACGTTCTTGCCGCCCTTGCCAATAATGACACCGGCTTCCTTGGAAGAGACAATCGCACGAAGGGTGAGCTGGGCCTGGGCATACTCCTCGTCCGTCTTAGGGGGCGGGTTCGCCATCAGGGCCAAGGCGGTCATCCATTCTAA
- a CDS encoding hypothetical protein (At least one base has a quality score < 10): MARSKQPAIKREASSEFFNKTTATWEDTNQSQKSPSNGNITNKVLPVPTPAQEAGLLQLVIAVAGIYASFLTWAYLQEKLTTKPYGPADAPEVWHFPVFLNTIQSVFAAIVGAVYLYASTPSNAAVPPIIPSRRILGPLALVAVTSSLASPFGYASLAHIDYITFLLAKSCKLLPVMFLHITVFRRRYPLYKYLVVSAVTLGVAVFTLHSGKKKGSKVRPDDASTAWGLLLLGINLLFDGLTNSTQDHIFQTFRPYSGPQMMCANNIMSTIVTGTYLIVSPWLVATGLGEWFGMDVAGNAGELKAALDFMARYPAVWKDVLGFAACGAIGQVFIFYTLSTFSSVLLVTVTVTRKMFTMILSVLAFGHRLTQMQWLGVALVFGGIGVEAGIARQEKMAKEAAKAQQNGKKEL, encoded by the exons ATGGCACGCTCCAAGCAACCAGCTATCAAGCGTGAGGCATCCTCAGagttcttcaacaagacgACTGCAACATGGGAGGATACTAATCAATCGCAAAAGAGCCCTTCCAATGGAAACATTACGAATAAGGTCTTGCCTGTTCCTACGCCTGCGCAAGAAGCTGGGCTCTTGCAGCTTGTCATCGCCGTCGCGGGAATCTATGCTTCATT CCTCACTTGGGCATATCTTCAAGAAAAGCTCACTACCAAGCCATATGGTCCCGCCGACGCCCCGGAGGTCTGGCACTTCCCCGtcttcctcaacaccatccaATCCGTTTTCGCCGCCATCGTAGGCGCTGTCTATCTCTATGCCTCGACGCCCAGCAACGCCGCCGTTCCTCCTATTATCCCATCGCGCCGCATCCTTGGGCCTCTCGCGCTTGTTGCTGTCACGAGCAGCCTCGCGAGCCCCTTTGGCTACGCATCTCTTGCCCATATCGACTACATCACGTTCCTCCTTGCCAAGAGCTGCAAGTTGCTACCTGTCATGTTCCTTCACATCACTGTCTTTCGCCGTCGATATCCGCTGTACAAGTATCTCGTGGTTTCGGCCGTGACTCTCGGCGTGGCTGTCTTCACGCTGCACtctggaaagaagaagggcagcAAGGTCCGACCTGACGATGCAAGCACAGCATGGGGCCTGCTGTTGCTGGGTATCAACCTCCTTTTTGATGGCTTGACAAACAGCACTCAGGACCATATCTTCCAGACATTCCGACCGTACTCGGGCCCTCAGATGATGTGCgccaacaacatcatgaGCACTATTGTCACGGGTACCTACTTGATCGTCAGCCCTTGGTTGGTCGCGACAGGTCTCGGAGAGTGGTTTGGCATGGACGTCGCTGGTAACGCGGGCGAGCTCAAGGCTGCTTTGGACTTTATGGCTCGTTATCCCGCTGTCTGGAAAGATGTTCTCGGTTTCGCTGCGTGCGGTGCTATCGGCCAAGTCTTTATCT TCTACACGCTGTCCACGTTCTCATCCGTTCTTCTCGTTACTGTCACTGTAACACGCAAAATGTTCACCATGATACTCTCTGTTCTCGCTTTCGGCCATCGGCTCACGCAGATGCAGTGGCTTGGTGTCGCGCTTGTGTTTGGCGGCATTGGCGTTGAGGCTGGCATCGCGCGacaggagaagatggccaaggaGGCCGCTAAGGCACA